A genomic region of Coregonus clupeaformis isolate EN_2021a unplaced genomic scaffold, ASM2061545v1 scaf0111, whole genome shotgun sequence contains the following coding sequences:
- the LOC123483438 gene encoding polymeric immunoglobulin receptor-like translates to MALHLSLLLLLLFLILYRVSAGMYVSVQTGGSITIPCHYDQYYINHVKYWCKGYDWIRCSSLVRSDHPKSSGNASISDDINQRVFTVTMTDLEPEDSESYRCVVEINGGSDIMIQWFYLSVTLGTPELYVDQQEVTGVEGGSVTVRCYYSNSGDMKWCRMGGDCVSYSGTLHGTVTLKDISLANNRKVLTVTMSGLKMENTDWYCCEVGELELPVHITVSQHTATQIITAITNQAPTNQQPSVSPTAEPVQIDNTSQGAEGNMEDVHQRSIDVKVLLIPWGMLVVVTAGILVTWKMWTKHKDNKAKDQTTNNSVAPFPEDDDDVTYSTVIPQHKAQINVQTCHDQPDDNVVYSSLALQVTTQQRAAAAQQ, encoded by the exons AtggctcttcatctctccctcctcctcctcctcctcttcctcatcctctacAGAGTATCAGCAGGTAT GTATGTGTCTGTGCAGACAGGAGGCTCCATCACCATCCCATGTCACTATGATCAGTATTACATAAATCATGTGAAATACTGGTGTAAAGGGTATGATTGGATTCGTTGCTCCTCTCTAGTACGCAGTGACCATCCTAAGAGCAGTGGTAATGCCTCAATCTCTGATGACATCAACCAGAGAGTCTTCACTGTGACCATGACTGATCTGGAGCCAGAGGACTCTGAGAGTTACAGGTGTGTTGTGGAGATCAATGGAGGATCAGATATCATGATACAATGGTTCTACCTATCTGTCACTTTAG GTACTCCAGAACTCTATGTGGACCAACAGGAAGTGACTGGAGTAGAAGGAGGGAGTGTCACTGTCCGTTGTTACTATAGTAACTCTGGAGATATGAAGTGGTGCAGGATGGGTGGTGATTGTGTGTCGTATTCTGGGACTTTACATGGAACAGTGACATTAAAGGATATCAGTCTGGCCAACAACAGAAAAGTCTTAACAGTTACTATGAGTGGACTGAAGATGGAGAACACTGACTGGTATTGCTGTGAAGTGGGAGAACTAGAGTTGCCTGTTCACATCACTGTCAGTCAACATACTGCAACACAAATCATCACTGCTATCA CAAACCAAGCTCCAACCAATcaacaaccctctgtctctccaaCTGCTGAGCCTGTTCAGATTGACAACACAAGTCAAGGAGCTGAGGGGAACATGGAGGACGTCCACCAGAG GTCCATAGATGTGAAAGTCCTACTGATTCCTTGGGGCATGTTGGTGGTGGTGACAGCTGGTATCCTAGTCACATGGAAGATGTGGACAAAGCATA AGGACAATAAGGCCAAGGACCAGACAACTAACAACTCAGTG GCCCCATTtcctgaagatgatgatgatgtcacaTACAGCACTGTCATCCCCCAGCACAAGGCCCAAATAAACGTACagacctgtcacgatc AACCAGAtgataatgtggtctacagctcaCTAGCTCTACAGGTGACCACACAG